One genomic region from Ornithinimicrobium flavum encodes:
- a CDS encoding helix-turn-helix domain-containing protein gives MAAPRFLTLTDVAETLNVSLSQVKALVRSGELQGVKFGGRGVWRVENTELEAYIQRAYAQTRETIGHGVDD, from the coding sequence GTGGCTGCGCCGCGATTCCTGACGCTGACCGACGTCGCCGAGACCCTCAACGTGTCCCTGTCCCAGGTGAAGGCGCTGGTGCGGTCCGGTGAGCTGCAGGGCGTGAAGTTCGGTGGTCGCGGCGTGTGGCGGGTGGAGAACACCGAGCTCGAGGCCTACATCCAGCGGGCCTACGCGCAGACCCGGGAGACCATCGGGCACGGCGTGGACGACTGA